Proteins co-encoded in one Amygdalobacter nucleatus genomic window:
- a CDS encoding recombinase family protein, with protein sequence MARLLQIDVRFSRSFAGIYQSVFLPRNTPIFTLGMDKIADGLMADGILTGAGKTKCHTSTINKILLNEKYIGDALLQKTYITDFLTKKRIKNNDTVPQYYVKGDHEAIIPKDIFLRVQEELVRRRVVHTSDNGKRRCYSCKHCFAQIVFCGECGEFYRRVHWNNRGCKSIVWRCCSRLEATGHACHNRTVNETLLEQVVIDAINRVLCQKDDFLQTLRANIATVVLQGDALSPDVIDERLNKLQKELLKKVNQKDDYDAIADEILRLRDQRRQAEVDSVIKDEQMKQIRDLQDFVKSQPATITEFDETLVSRLIEKITVFDDHFTVDFKSGITIDIEA encoded by the coding sequence ATGGCTCGATTGCTCCAGATTGATGTCAGATTTTCGCGGTCGTTCGCGGGAATTTATCAAAGCGTGTTTTTGCCTCGAAACACACCGATTTTTACCCTTGGTATGGATAAGATTGCAGACGGGCTTATGGCTGACGGTATCCTCACCGGCGCTGGCAAGACAAAATGTCACACCAGCACTATCAACAAGATCCTCCTCAACGAGAAGTACATCGGTGACGCGCTCCTGCAAAAGACTTACATCACAGATTTTCTGACGAAGAAGCGCATCAAAAACAACGACACCGTCCCGCAGTACTATGTGAAAGGCGACCACGAGGCCATCATCCCGAAGGACATCTTCCTTCGGGTGCAAGAGGAGCTGGTCCGCAGGCGCGTGGTCCATACCAGCGACAACGGCAAACGGCGCTGCTACTCCTGCAAGCACTGTTTCGCGCAGATCGTTTTCTGTGGCGAGTGCGGCGAATTTTACCGGCGTGTCCACTGGAACAACCGAGGCTGCAAGTCCATCGTCTGGCGGTGCTGCAGCCGCTTGGAGGCCACCGGCCACGCTTGCCACAACCGGACAGTCAATGAAACGCTTCTGGAACAGGTGGTAATCGATGCCATTAACCGGGTGCTCTGCCAGAAGGACGATTTCCTGCAAACGCTACGGGCGAACATAGCTACGGTAGTCCTGCAGGGTGATGCCCTCTCACCGGATGTCATAGACGAGCGGCTGAACAAGCTGCAAAAAGAGCTCCTGAAGAAGGTTAACCAGAAGGACGATTACGACGCCATCGCGGATGAGATTCTCCGCCTCCGGGATCAGCGCAGGCAGGCCGAGGTGGACAGCGTCATCAAGGATGAACAGATGAAGCAAATCCGGGACCTGCAGGATTTCGTCAAGAGCCAGCCTGCCACCATCACAGAGTTTGATGAGACACTGGTCAGCCGCCTAATTGAAAAGATCACCGTCTTCGATGACCACTTTACCGTAGACTTCAAATCCGGCATCACAATCGACATAGAGGCATAA